A DNA window from Halanaerobium saccharolyticum subsp. saccharolyticum DSM 6643 contains the following coding sequences:
- the mutM gene encoding DNA-formamidopyrimidine glycosylase codes for MPELPEVETVIKGLRPLVTDKVVTGVEIREKNMIAYPKNDIETFKNSLIGSKIEAINRRGKYIIIELDTDKNMVIHLRMTGKLLVKEVKEFRDKHTHVIFSLNDGQEIRFNNIRKFGRVYLIDKKHPEQAGGLAELGPEPLSDNLTVEDFKKLFDNRRALMKSLLLNQHFIAGIGNIYADEILFRAGVKPDRTADTLSEAEKEEIYHQMREILKKGIIYGGTSFSDYVNAFGEKGSFQEELRVHQRQGEKCYTCGKEIEKIKVSGRSTYFCPQCQK; via the coding sequence ATGCCTGAGCTGCCAGAGGTGGAAACTGTAATTAAAGGTTTGCGGCCTTTAGTTACAGATAAAGTAGTTACAGGAGTTGAGATTAGAGAAAAAAATATGATTGCATATCCTAAAAATGATATTGAAACTTTTAAAAATTCTTTAATTGGCTCTAAAATAGAAGCGATTAATCGACGTGGAAAATATATAATTATTGAATTAGACACAGATAAAAATATGGTTATTCATCTTAGAATGACTGGAAAACTTTTGGTAAAAGAAGTTAAAGAATTTAGAGATAAACATACCCATGTTATTTTTAGTCTTAATGATGGGCAGGAAATAAGATTTAATAATATCCGTAAATTTGGCCGGGTTTATTTAATTGATAAAAAACATCCTGAACAAGCTGGCGGTCTTGCTGAACTAGGTCCTGAGCCATTGAGCGATAACTTAACTGTAGAAGACTTTAAAAAACTTTTTGATAATAGAAGAGCTTTAATGAAATCTTTACTGTTAAATCAACATTTTATTGCTGGTATTGGTAATATTTATGCAGACGAAATACTTTTTAGGGCCGGTGTCAAACCAGATAGGACGGCCGATACTTTAAGTGAAGCAGAAAAAGAAGAGATTTATCATCAGATGCGGGAAATTCTCAAAAAAGGAATTATTTATGGAGGCACAAGCTTTAGCGATTATGTCAATGCTTTTGGAGAAAAGGGTTCATTTCAGGAAGAACTTAGAGTTCATCAGCGTCAGGGAGAAAAATGTTACACTTGTGGAAAAGAAATTGAAAAAATAAAAGTTAGTGGTCGCTCAACTTACTTTTGTCCTCAATGCCAAAAATAA
- the mgsA gene encoding methylglyoxal synthase: MRIALIAHDEKKEDMINFAKKHREALANMRLIATGTTGQRLIDETGLDVERMASGPIGGDQMIGAEIAKNRLDGVIFLRDPLTAQPHEPDVSALLRLCDVHEIPLATNLATAEMIIHSLAAKNRA, from the coding sequence ATTAGAATTGCTTTAATAGCTCATGATGAAAAAAAAGAAGATATGATAAACTTTGCAAAAAAGCATCGGGAAGCACTTGCAAATATGCGGTTGATAGCAACTGGTACAACAGGGCAAAGATTAATTGATGAAACCGGTCTTGATGTTGAAAGAATGGCCTCTGGACCAATTGGTGGGGATCAAATGATTGGAGCTGAAATTGCTAAAAATCGCTTAGACGGAGTCATTTTTTTAAGAGATCCTTTAACTGCTCAACCACACGAACCAGATGTAAGTGCTCTACTAAGATTATGTGATGTGCATGAGATTCCTCTAGCAACAAATTTGGCAACTGCCGAAATGATTATCCACTCCTTAGCAGCAAAAAATAGAGCTTGA